The Morococcus cerebrosus sequence CTGAACAATGTCCTGCGTGTTGCGCACTCGTTGGGCATTCAACTGATGGAATACCGAGGGCAGGGCGGCGAGCATTTCGAATGCGCGCTTTCGTGGCTGATGCGTGTCAACGGCGCGGATGGCATGGCGGCTTCCCGAGAAAAAATGGAGGCGTTGTCCATCGGCACCGATGCCAAGCTGCCGCTGCAATTTCACCCGATAGCCATTGTCGGTTTTTCCAATCCCTATAAGGTTACACCTGCGCGGGCGGAGGAATTGTTCAAGCAGTTTACGAATGTCGAAAATGAGGAATTGCTGAATTTTTTTGCCGGCAACACGCCGCAGGAGAATGTGTTGCTGATCGGGCTGGTGGAAAAATATTCGGCGGATTTGGCGAAATCCGTGAAGTATATCGTTTGGAACCAACTGGCGGAGCAGCCGCTTTTTGTCGGGATAAGCCTCAAAGACGGCGGACTTTACGCGCGGGACGGTTATTTATACCTCTTTTACACCGACCGTTTCCAACACATGGGACCTGCCGGCTGCCATCCCGTTTCCGGCAAGGAAGCCGTGTTGGACTTGGTTCGTCGCCACGAACTGAAAGGCATCGCCCTGACCGACGGACTGCACAATATGGCGCGGTTTGAAAACGACGTGATTTTCCAAGACGGGGAATAGCGGAAACCTCCCTGCCTCGGCTTGAAATAAAGGGGCCTTGGATTCGGATTTCAAGTGCAACACAGGCTTTCAGACGACCTTTTTTGTTTTCGCGTCAATTCTCCCTAAGCCGGGTTTAATTGAGTTAAACCGCGAATTAAATGACGGAATTTTGTTACACTCGGCATTTTACACTTCACACAAAGGAAACATCATGGCATTAATGGACAGTCTGCTGAACGCGGCAGCACAAGCACTGGGCGGTAAAGACGGTAGCGGCGCACAAAACTCTCTGACCGATATGGCGATGGATTTGGTACGTCAGCAAGGCGGAGTGGGCAGTCTGATCAACCAGTTGCAACAAGGCGGATTGGGCGACGTATTGAACAGCTGGGTTTCCAACCAACAAGACAACGCGCCCATATCCGGCAGCGATTTGCAAAACGCGCTGGGCAGCGACACCATCAGCCAAGTGGCGAAAAAGTTCGGCATTGATGCCAACCAGGCGGGCGACCTGCTGGCTCAAGTCCTGCCCAACCTCGTTGATAAAGCCACCCCCAACGGCTCGGCGCAGGAAGCCGACGGTTTCGGCTTGGACGACATCGCCTCCGCCATACTGAAAAACTTCACCAAATAAGTGGTACTTTAAACAAAAAGGTCGTCTGAAAACATTCTTTCAGACGACCTTTTTACATCCTTTTCACATCAATCCTGCATCAGCCAATATTGCAGGCCGATTAGGGTTTTGCCGTCTTTGATTTCGTTGTGTGCCAAAGCGGTGCGGGCTTCTTCCTTGCTCATCAGGACGGTTTCGGTGATTTCGTCTTCGTCGTTGCTCAAGGTGCTGCCGAGGCGCACGCCTTCTGCTTGGTAGAAGTACATTTTTTCGTCGCAGAAGCCGATGGCGGTGTAGAAGCTGCTGATGAGTTTGACGCGGTCGGCGGTGTACGGGGTTTCTTCCGCCAGCTCGCGCAGGGCGCATTCGGCGGGGTCTTCGCCTGCATCGAGTTTGCCGGCGGGTAGCTCAAGCGTGGCAGCGTCTGCGGCGTAACGCCATTGGCGTACGAGCACGGCTTTGCCCTCTTCGGTAACCGCTAAAACGCAGGCCGCGCCGGGATGGCGGATGACGATGCGCTGGCTTTCGTTGCCGTTGGGCAGGCGGACTTTGTCGCGGTTGATGGTAACAAATGAGCCTTGGTAAATCGGCTCGCTGCTGAGTTTGGTTTCTTTCAAATCCATTTGCGTGTTCTCTTTGTAAAGTTTGATACGGAGTCGTCTGAAAATCGGGAATGAGTTTTAACTTCGTTGAAGCCGAGCTTTCAGACGACCTCTTGAGTCAAGAAGCAGCTCGTCTGAAAAGAGCGAATCAGGTTTCGCTAAACCGTTTGTACTGCTTTAAATCCTGCTGCGTTCGATTTCAATGCCGACTTCTTTGACATCGGGCAGGATGCCGGGCTTGATGATTTTGACGCGCACACTCAACGCGCCGAAATTGTCGAGGATGAGTTTGGCGATGTGTTCCGCCAATGATTCGAGCAAGAGGAAGCTTTGTTCGGCAAGGCTTGCCCTGACGGCTTCGCAGACTTCGCCGTAGTGGACGGTATTGCCGATGTGGTCATCCTGACCGCTTTGTTCGGGGATGCCGATGTCCAAGTCCAAAATCAGGGTTTGGGGGCGTTCGCGTTCCCAGTCGTACACGCCGATTAAGGTGTCCGCCTTCATGCCGCGTAAAAAGATTTTGTCCATTTGCCTGCCTGTTTTTTTGATAAAATGAGCGTCCCATTTTAAGTAAAGCATCTGAAATGTTCAATGTATCCGCCGTTATCGCGGCTTATTTAATCGGTTCGCTGTCGTTTGCCGTCATTGTTTCCAAATATTACGGCATGGACGATCCGCGCACTTACGGCTCGGGCAACCCCGGCGCGACCAATGTTTTGCGCAGCGGCAAGAAAAAAGCGGCGGCACTGACTTTGCTGGGCGACGCGCTCAAAGGTTTGGTGGCGGTGGTTTTGGCACGCTGTCTGCAAGATGCTTTGAATCTGTCG is a genomic window containing:
- the folB gene encoding dihydroneopterin aldolase codes for the protein MDKIFLRGMKADTLIGVYDWERERPQTLILDLDIGIPEQSGQDDHIGNTVHYGEVCEAVRASLAEQSFLLLESLAEHIAKLILDNFGALSVRVKIIKPGILPDVKEVGIEIERSRI
- a CDS encoding YidB family protein, which produces MALMDSLLNAAAQALGGKDGSGAQNSLTDMAMDLVRQQGGVGSLINQLQQGGLGDVLNSWVSNQQDNAPISGSDLQNALGSDTISQVAKKFGIDANQAGDLLAQVLPNLVDKATPNGSAQEADGFGLDDIASAILKNFTK
- a CDS encoding NUDIX hydrolase; translation: MDLKETKLSSEPIYQGSFVTINRDKVRLPNGNESQRIVIRHPGAACVLAVTEEGKAVLVRQWRYAADAATLELPAGKLDAGEDPAECALRELAEETPYTADRVKLISSFYTAIGFCDEKMYFYQAEGVRLGSTLSNDEDEITETVLMSKEEARTALAHNEIKDGKTLIGLQYWLMQD